From a single Nothobranchius furzeri strain GRZ-AD chromosome 7, NfurGRZ-RIMD1, whole genome shotgun sequence genomic region:
- the emc9 gene encoding ER membrane protein complex subunit 9, producing MGEVELSCRAYVKMYLHACLFPRCSVNGLLLSSSSSAGGAVCVTDCVPLLHSHLSLAPITQLALTQVDVWCSQTQQRIVGYYQANACTSDSSPTPCALKIADKIAEQFDGAVLLMLDGSKMSPDYRVPPIVMYERKDSRWTLKDKHTIMLRQWEEIRDVASQMLDSGDHSLLVDFDSHLDDITRDWTNQKLNSKIAELCSPVNGNI from the exons ATGGGCGAGGTGGAGCTCTCCTGTCGGGCTTACGTGAAGATGTACTTGCACGCCTGCCTGTTTCCGCGCTGCAGCGTCAACGGGCTGCTGCTGTCCTCGTCCAGCTCGGCAGGTGGCGCTGTTTGTGTGACGGACTGCGTTCCGCTGCTGCACTCGCACCTGTCGCTGGCCCCCATCACGCAGCTGGCTCTCACACAG GTGGATGTTTGGTGTTCTCAGACTCAGCAGAGGATAGTCGGGTATTATCAGGCCAACGCCTGCACCTCAGACAGCAG CCCGACGCCGTGCGCGCTGAAGATCGCTGATAAGATCGCTGAGCAGTTTGATGGAGCCGTTTTATTAATG CTCGACGGCAGCAAAATGTCTCCAGATTATCGAGTTCCTCCGATCGTCATGTACGAACGCAAAGATTCAAGATGGACGCTCAAAGACAAACACAC GATCATGCTGCGGCAGTGGGAGGAGATCCGGGATGTCGCCAGCCAGATGCTGGATTCTGGTGACCACTCCCTCTTGGTAGACTTCGACAGCCACCTGGATGACATCACCAGGGACTGGACCAATCAGAAACTCAACAGCAAGATAGCAGAGCTTTGCTCTCCAGTTAATGGGAACATTTAG